From the Roseateles sp. XES5 genome, one window contains:
- the tsaE gene encoding tRNA (adenosine(37)-N6)-threonylcarbamoyltransferase complex ATPase subunit type 1 TsaE, producing MTLDIVLPDEAATIRFGEDMALAVRRGDYIALSGDLGAGKSTFSRALIRAIADDAYLEVPSPTFTLVQSYDLRLPVAHFDLYRIADAAEIDELGFDEALSDGVCLVEWPEKGLGALPAVGVSLTFVHEGDGRRVSIDAPDAALARIRRSLAIRAFLDDAGYRDATRRHLTGDASVRAYEHVHAAGQRFVLMDAPRHAPGPILAHGKYYQQIAHIAEDVKPFIAVGRHLVARGLLAPAIHEADIEQGILLIEDLGSDGVLNAEGAPIAERYRESAACLAHLHGAAFTRDLPVAEGIVHTVPDFDRDAMQIEVSLLTDWYLPWKRGTPASEEERRAYVGIWDALIASLSTAEHNLLLRDFHSPNIIWRPDAIGTDRVGIIDFQDAMIGPSAYDVASLVQDARVDMPDDVADGVLGHYLALREKEAGFDRDRFLRDWHVMAAQRNCKLVGIWVRLMQRDGKPAYMRHMPRTFRNLTRALAHPDLAPLREWCEKAGILATES from the coding sequence ATGACGCTCGACATCGTCCTTCCCGACGAAGCCGCCACCATCCGCTTCGGCGAAGACATGGCGCTCGCCGTCAGGCGTGGTGACTATATCGCCCTGTCGGGCGATCTCGGCGCCGGCAAATCGACCTTTTCACGCGCGCTGATCCGGGCGATCGCTGACGATGCCTATCTGGAAGTGCCGAGCCCGACCTTCACGCTGGTCCAGAGCTACGACCTCAGGCTTCCCGTCGCCCATTTCGATCTCTACCGCATCGCCGATGCCGCCGAGATCGACGAACTCGGCTTCGACGAGGCGCTTTCCGACGGCGTCTGCCTAGTCGAATGGCCGGAAAAGGGTCTTGGCGCCCTGCCGGCGGTGGGAGTTTCGCTCACCTTCGTGCACGAGGGCGACGGACGGCGTGTTTCCATCGACGCTCCCGACGCGGCGCTGGCCCGCATCCGCCGCTCGCTGGCCATCCGCGCCTTCCTCGACGATGCCGGCTATCGCGACGCGACGCGGCGGCACCTGACAGGCGATGCCTCGGTGCGAGCCTACGAACATGTCCATGCCGCCGGCCAGCGCTTCGTGCTGATGGATGCGCCGCGCCACGCACCCGGCCCGATCCTCGCCCATGGCAAATATTACCAGCAGATCGCCCATATCGCCGAGGACGTGAAACCGTTCATCGCGGTCGGCAGACACCTCGTCGCGCGCGGCCTTCTCGCCCCGGCCATTCATGAGGCGGATATCGAGCAGGGCATCCTGCTGATCGAGGACCTCGGCAGTGACGGCGTGCTGAACGCGGAAGGCGCGCCGATTGCCGAGCGCTACCGCGAAAGCGCCGCCTGTCTTGCCCATCTGCATGGCGCGGCGTTCACCCGCGACCTTCCGGTGGCGGAGGGCATCGTCCACACCGTTCCCGATTTCGATCGCGATGCCATGCAGATCGAGGTGAGCCTTCTGACCGACTGGTACCTGCCCTGGAAACGCGGCACGCCGGCGAGCGAAGAGGAGCGGCGCGCCTATGTCGGCATCTGGGACGCTCTGATCGCCAGCCTTTCGACGGCCGAGCACAATCTGCTGCTGCGCGACTTCCATTCGCCGAACATCATCTGGCGGCCGGACGCGATCGGCACCGACCGGGTCGGCATCATCGACTTTCAGGATGCGATGATCGGCCCCTCGGCCTATGACGTCGCCTCGCTAGTGCAGGATGCGCGCGTCGACATGCCCGACGACGTGGCGGACGGCGTGCTGGGCCACTATCTCGCGCTGCGTGAAAAGGAAGCCGGATTCGACCGCGACAGGTTCCTGCGCGACTGGCACGTCATGGCGGCGCAGCGCAACTGCAAGCTCGTCGGCATCTGGGTGCGCCTGATGCAGCGCGACGGCAAGCCGGCCTATATGCGCCACATGCCGCGCACCTTCCGCAACCTCACGCGGGCGCTCGCCCATCCCGATCTCGCCCCCTTGCGCGAGTGGTGTGAAAAGGCTGGAATCCTCGCGACCGAATCATAG
- a CDS encoding nucleotidyltransferase family protein, producing MKIEDAMVLAAGLGTRLRPITDTMPKPLVPIAGKPMIDYGLDALAEAGVKRAVVNVHHFADQMKTHLANRMAPEIILSDETDRLMNSGGGLAKGLKLLGRGPVLVMNADLFWIGETPGEETNLQRLSDAFDPDSMDMLMLCVNLEDTTGHNGKKDFSMGGEGRLARYSEESGNPVVYAGAIAMMPALFDDAPDDAFNLNIYFDRAIEKGRLFGLMLEGHWITVGTPDAIGAAEAVIGTYREAAA from the coding sequence ATGAAGATCGAAGACGCCATGGTGCTGGCCGCCGGCCTTGGAACGCGCCTGCGCCCCATCACCGATACGATGCCGAAGCCGCTGGTGCCGATCGCCGGCAAGCCGATGATCGACTACGGGCTCGATGCGCTGGCGGAAGCGGGCGTGAAACGCGCCGTCGTCAACGTGCACCATTTCGCCGACCAGATGAAAACGCATCTGGCAAACCGGATGGCACCGGAAATCATCCTCTCCGACGAGACGGACCGGCTGATGAATTCCGGCGGCGGGCTTGCCAAGGGCCTGAAACTGCTTGGCCGCGGCCCCGTGCTCGTCATGAATGCCGATCTCTTCTGGATCGGCGAGACGCCCGGCGAGGAGACCAACCTCCAGCGGCTCTCGGACGCCTTCGATCCTGACAGCATGGACATGCTGATGCTCTGCGTGAATCTGGAAGACACGACGGGCCACAATGGCAAGAAGGACTTTTCGATGGGTGGCGAGGGCCGCCTCGCGCGTTACAGCGAGGAGAGCGGCAATCCGGTGGTCTATGCCGGCGCCATCGCCATGATGCCGGCGCTCTTCGACGATGCGCCGGACGACGCGTTCAACCTCAACATCTATTTCGACCGCGCCATCGAGAAAGGCCGGCTCTTCGGCCTCATGCTGGAAGGACACTGGATCACCGTTGGCACGCCGGACGCCATCGGCGCGGCGGAAGCCGTCATCGGCACGTACCGCGAGGCGGCGGCATGA
- the addB gene encoding double-strand break repair protein AddB has protein sequence MTGGRGGRIFSIPASLPFLKTVATSLIDGRLVPGFTYDPADPLALADVTIYVPTRRSARVIRSEFVDLFGGRSAILPTIRALGETDDDSGFFDEVAPALLDMTEPLSGPTRLLELARLVLAWRNRLPAAVTAVHAESPLVAPASPADAVWLARNLAEIIDAMETEELDWSALENLDVSNHALWWQLTAEFLTIASVYWPARLAELSRSSPSLRRNATLHAETERYRHFPPAGPVIIAGSTGSIPATAGLIAAVARLPNGVVILPGLDRFMSDSEWLLVGHQGGDGAQKPDSAARSHPQYGLHRLLARIGCSRDDVEPLGDPPEALEYRARILSSAFLPTQATAGWGEVRGTLDPTLTAAAFREVSLVEAANEREEALAIAIALRLALEESDDAQAALITPDRALGRRVAAELARFGIEADDSAGTPLLSTPQGTLLRLLVDAALRPGDPVPLVALLKHPLARFGLPLEELHVAVTALELTALRGGTAEIDISTLEPLLAGAIARQAEDRHPPVWRTALPETAMPLALDLARRIAEAVEPLAGMLLHQSRTGRRFSAKLPLADWAEWTGRALEAVVADERGDLAALWSGEAGDSLATLLKSVIETDGQIEADGPQWCDIVEALAASESVKPRSMRHPRVFIFGALESRLQSVDTVIVGGLNEGTWPGQAANDAFLSRIMKVEIGLEPPERRIGQLGHDLQMAAGTPKLVLTRALRNGTAPTVASRWLQRLIAVGGPALAQDLRARGKNLIRWTGAIDRSPPVPIAPRPEPFPPAELQPRKYSFSEVGRLRRDPYAIYARHILRLDPIAPFNLDPGPAERGSLYHRIVDRFVQEAASGEPLARIDRILREEFAAVALPPHIDAVWRPRFAAVARAFVHWHEQRAGSIRDSLTEVPASLDLSVAGIRLTGIADRIDILPDGRADLIDYKTGSTPSLKVARALLDPQLSLEAAALRRGAFRGPGLREPANLLYVRLKPGERFKAEQVNNEQAKSSTSVPKSALELAEESLQNLEKLLTGLIEGRFGFKSRVIPEQERAYGGEYDHLARVAEWSSADSSGEDEDA, from the coding sequence ATGACGGGCGGCCGGGGCGGGCGCATCTTCTCGATCCCCGCGAGCCTGCCCTTCCTGAAAACGGTCGCGACGAGCCTCATCGATGGTCGGCTCGTTCCAGGCTTCACCTACGATCCCGCCGATCCATTGGCGCTGGCCGATGTGACGATCTACGTGCCGACGCGCCGTTCGGCCCGTGTCATCCGCTCGGAATTCGTCGATCTCTTCGGCGGACGGTCGGCCATCCTTCCCACCATCCGCGCGCTCGGCGAGACGGATGACGACAGCGGCTTCTTCGACGAAGTCGCGCCGGCGCTCCTCGACATGACCGAGCCGCTCTCCGGCCCGACACGGCTTCTGGAACTTGCCCGGCTCGTGCTCGCTTGGCGCAACCGCCTGCCGGCCGCCGTCACCGCCGTCCATGCGGAGAGCCCCCTGGTGGCGCCGGCAAGCCCGGCCGATGCCGTCTGGCTTGCCCGCAACCTCGCCGAGATCATCGACGCGATGGAGACGGAGGAACTCGACTGGTCGGCGCTGGAAAACCTCGACGTTTCCAACCATGCGCTCTGGTGGCAGCTCACCGCCGAATTCCTGACCATCGCCAGCGTCTACTGGCCGGCGCGGCTTGCCGAACTCAGCCGTTCCTCGCCGTCGCTGCGGCGCAATGCGACGCTGCACGCCGAGACGGAACGGTATCGCCATTTCCCACCGGCCGGCCCCGTCATCATCGCCGGCTCGACGGGCTCCATTCCCGCGACGGCCGGATTGATCGCCGCCGTGGCGCGCCTGCCGAACGGCGTCGTCATCCTGCCCGGCCTCGACCGGTTCATGTCTGACAGTGAATGGCTGCTCGTCGGCCACCAGGGCGGCGATGGCGCGCAGAAGCCCGATTCGGCGGCGCGCAGTCATCCGCAATACGGCCTTCACCGTCTGCTCGCCCGCATCGGCTGTAGCCGCGACGACGTCGAACCGCTCGGTGATCCACCCGAGGCGCTGGAATACCGCGCAAGAATCCTTTCCAGCGCCTTCCTGCCGACGCAGGCAACGGCCGGCTGGGGGGAGGTGCGCGGCACGCTCGATCCCACCCTGACGGCCGCCGCCTTCCGCGAGGTCTCGCTGGTGGAAGCGGCGAACGAGCGGGAGGAGGCGCTGGCCATCGCCATCGCGCTCCGCCTTGCCCTGGAGGAAAGCGACGACGCGCAGGCCGCGCTGATCACGCCCGACCGCGCGCTGGGCCGGCGGGTGGCGGCGGAGCTGGCCCGCTTCGGCATCGAGGCGGACGATTCGGCCGGCACGCCGCTCCTCTCGACCCCGCAGGGAACGCTGCTGCGACTGCTCGTCGACGCGGCGCTACGCCCCGGCGATCCGGTGCCGCTGGTCGCGCTGCTGAAGCATCCTCTGGCCCGCTTCGGCCTGCCGCTGGAAGAGCTGCACGTGGCGGTGACCGCCCTGGAACTGACCGCGCTGCGCGGCGGCACCGCCGAGATCGACATTTCCACGCTCGAACCGTTGCTCGCAGGCGCCATCGCCCGGCAGGCGGAGGATCGCCATCCTCCCGTCTGGCGCACCGCCCTGCCGGAAACGGCAATGCCGCTCGCCCTCGATCTCGCCCGCCGGATCGCCGAGGCCGTCGAACCGCTGGCCGGCATGCTGCTGCACCAGAGCCGCACGGGGCGGCGCTTTTCCGCAAAGCTGCCGCTCGCCGACTGGGCGGAGTGGACCGGGCGGGCTCTGGAGGCGGTCGTCGCGGACGAGCGCGGCGACCTTGCGGCGCTCTGGTCCGGCGAAGCGGGCGACAGCCTGGCGACCCTCCTCAAAAGCGTGATCGAGACGGACGGCCAGATCGAGGCCGACGGGCCGCAATGGTGCGACATCGTCGAGGCGCTGGCGGCAAGCGAGAGCGTCAAGCCGCGGTCCATGCGCCATCCGCGCGTCTTCATCTTCGGCGCGCTCGAATCGCGCTTGCAGAGTGTCGATACGGTGATCGTCGGTGGCCTCAACGAGGGTACCTGGCCGGGTCAGGCGGCGAACGACGCCTTCCTTTCCCGTATCATGAAGGTGGAGATTGGGCTGGAGCCACCCGAACGGCGCATCGGCCAGCTCGGCCATGACCTGCAAATGGCAGCCGGAACGCCGAAGCTGGTGCTGACGCGGGCGCTGCGCAACGGCACCGCTCCGACCGTCGCTTCGCGCTGGCTGCAGCGCCTCATCGCCGTTGGCGGACCCGCTTTGGCGCAGGACCTGCGCGCCCGCGGCAAGAACCTGATCCGGTGGACGGGAGCGATCGACAGAAGCCCGCCGGTGCCCATCGCGCCGCGCCCGGAGCCCTTTCCCCCCGCCGAGCTGCAACCGCGCAAATATTCCTTCAGCGAGGTCGGAAGGCTGCGCCGCGACCCCTATGCCATCTATGCCCGGCATATCCTGCGCCTCGACCCCATCGCGCCCTTCAATCTCGATCCCGGGCCGGCCGAACGCGGCTCGCTTTATCACCGCATCGTCGACCGCTTCGTGCAGGAGGCGGCATCCGGTGAACCGCTGGCGCGCATCGATCGCATCCTGCGCGAAGAATTCGCCGCGGTCGCCCTGCCGCCGCATATCGATGCCGTCTGGCGGCCGCGTTTTGCCGCCGTCGCGCGCGCCTTTGTGCACTGGCATGAACAGCGGGCGGGCAGCATCCGCGACAGCCTGACGGAAGTGCCGGCCTCGCTCGATCTCTCCGTTGCCGGCATCCGCCTGACCGGCATTGCCGACCGCATCGACATCCTGCCCGACGGGCGCGCCGACCTCATCGACTACAAGACGGGCAGCACGCCGTCGCTGAAGGTCGCCCGCGCCTTGCTTGACCCCCAGCTTTCGCTGGAAGCGGCGGCGCTTCGGCGCGGTGCGTTCCGCGGGCCGGGCCTGCGCGAGCCGGCGAACCTTCTCTATGTACGACTCAAACCCGGCGAACGGTTCAAGGCCGAACAGGTCAACAACGAGCAGGCGAAATCATCCACCTCCGTGCCGAAATCGGCGTTGGAACTGGCGGAAGAATCCCTGCAGAACCTTGAAAAACTGCTGACCGGCCTGATCGAAGGGCGCTTCGGCTTCAAGTCGCGCGTCATTCCCGAACAGGAACGGGCCTATGGCGGGGAATACGACCATCTGGCGCGTGTTGCCGAATGGTCGTCCGCCGACAGCAGCGGGGAGGACGAGGATGCTTGA